Proteins found in one Nocardia brasiliensis ATCC 700358 genomic segment:
- a CDS encoding DUF6542 domain-containing protein, whose protein sequence is MAASQRVRSRVPAPHRSTLPTVPGIPVGAAVLIAVACTFLGFLIDAHGDATDLTGTFAALYIVGCVAAVLAVRYRGLFTTMVLPPLLLSIAVPLAYQQLTGRPASSIKDVLLNLAVPLVQRFPTMMLATVLVLLIGGGRILLQRRIEQAEGGAESRRGESWGRPSAKRPRGGRERGSSLTDSARRRTRRPKDDPDEADLDEPTPRPSRRTATAPVADAPPRVAGSARPREGREGRPAARGAARPTAAMPRTDNDPARGNTARRRSELPPPHPQPNVRYRERDSSRTERRRPENL, encoded by the coding sequence GTGGCTGCTTCCCAACGTGTGCGATCCCGGGTGCCCGCGCCGCATCGTTCGACCTTGCCGACGGTCCCGGGCATCCCGGTGGGCGCGGCGGTCCTGATCGCGGTCGCCTGTACGTTTCTGGGGTTCTTGATCGATGCCCACGGCGACGCTACCGATCTCACCGGTACCTTCGCCGCGCTGTACATCGTCGGTTGTGTGGCAGCCGTGCTCGCGGTCCGCTATCGCGGCTTGTTCACCACCATGGTGCTGCCGCCGCTGCTGCTCTCGATCGCCGTTCCGCTGGCCTACCAGCAGCTGACCGGCCGCCCGGCGAGTTCGATCAAAGATGTGCTGCTGAACCTGGCGGTGCCGCTGGTGCAGCGCTTCCCCACGATGATGCTCGCGACCGTGCTCGTCCTGTTGATCGGCGGCGGCCGCATCCTGCTGCAACGCCGCATCGAGCAGGCGGAGGGCGGCGCCGAGTCACGCCGCGGGGAAAGCTGGGGCCGTCCCTCGGCCAAGCGTCCGCGCGGCGGCCGCGAACGCGGCTCCTCGCTCACCGACTCGGCTCGCCGGCGCACTCGCCGCCCAAAGGACGATCCGGACGAGGCAGACCTCGACGAGCCCACTCCGCGCCCGAGCCGCCGAACCGCGACAGCACCGGTCGCCGACGCACCACCCCGCGTGGCAGGCTCGGCCCGGCCGCGCGAAGGACGCGAAGGCCGCCCCGCCGCGCGCGGCGCCGCCCGCCCGACCGCGGCCATGCCCCGCACCGACAACGACCCGGCCCGCGGCAACACCGCCCGCCGCCGCAGCGAACTCCCCCCGCCCCACCCCCAACCCAACGTCCGCTACCGCGAACGTGATTCGAGCCGCACCGAGCGCCGCCGCCCAGAAAACCTCTGA
- a CDS encoding helix-turn-helix domain-containing protein — protein sequence MNVEQRFEGTEPAGTRESTNIGDVPTVLRRMLGLRLQQLRKERGLTQHEVGRQLYWTGSKVSRIESGMVGLNRPDVVELLHCYGVTDPDEHDRYLSLVQLGNRPGWWHSDSDSLPKGFELLSLEGAARTIRCYEPAVVPDLLQTPEYARAALCLRNPYRPDTEIDQLLAVRLQRQQILYRDNPPYLWTLVEANALRRQIGGAAVWRAQLEYLARCIQREHIVIQIVDEAAFGPAIVDSAFVYLRFAETLLPDVVCISQPTSTLYMEGRDHIVRYLNIAETLAQQSARPSETGRLLQTLLESA from the coding sequence GTGAACGTAGAGCAGCGCTTCGAAGGCACCGAGCCGGCCGGTACCCGGGAGAGCACCAATATCGGTGATGTGCCGACGGTGCTTCGTCGGATGCTGGGGTTGCGCCTCCAGCAACTGCGTAAGGAACGGGGGTTGACCCAGCACGAGGTCGGCAGGCAGCTCTACTGGACCGGATCCAAGGTCAGCCGGATCGAATCCGGCATGGTCGGCCTCAACCGGCCCGACGTGGTCGAGCTGCTGCACTGCTACGGCGTCACCGACCCCGACGAACACGACCGGTATCTGTCGCTCGTGCAGCTGGGCAACCGTCCCGGCTGGTGGCACAGCGACAGTGACTCGCTCCCCAAAGGATTCGAGCTGCTCAGCCTCGAAGGGGCGGCGCGCACGATCCGCTGCTATGAGCCCGCGGTCGTCCCCGACCTCTTGCAAACACCCGAATACGCAAGGGCAGCATTGTGTTTGCGGAATCCGTACCGTCCCGACACCGAGATCGACCAGCTGTTGGCGGTGCGCCTGCAGCGGCAGCAGATCCTGTACCGCGACAATCCGCCGTACCTGTGGACCCTGGTCGAAGCGAATGCGCTACGCAGGCAGATCGGCGGTGCCGCGGTCTGGCGGGCGCAACTGGAATACCTGGCGCGGTGTATCCAGCGGGAGCACATCGTGATCCAGATCGTGGACGAGGCCGCCTTCGGGCCCGCGATCGTGGACAGCGCGTTCGTCTATCTGCGTTTCGCCGAAACCCTGCTGCCGGATGTCGTGTGTATCTCGCAACCCACCAGCACGCTGTATATGGAGGGCCGGGACCACATCGTCCGCTATCTCAATATTGCGGAGACCCTGGCTCAGCAGTCCGCGCGCCCGTCCGAAACAGGTCGGCTCCTCCAGACGCTGCTGGAGTCCGCGTGA
- a CDS encoding 4-hydroxy-3-methylbut-2-enyl diphosphate reductase, whose translation MSTAIPLNLGIARSTGAGTTERAGGKRVLLAEPRGYCAGVDRAVETVEKALDKHGAPIYVRKEIVHNRHVVETLRERGVIFVDETDEVPEGALVVFSAHGVSPAVHESAAARNLHTIDATCPLVTKVHQEAKRFARDDYDILLIGHEGHEEVEGTAGEAPEHIQLVDGPDSVDNVTVRDESKVIWLSQTTLSVDETMETVRRLRERFPTLQDPPSDDICYATSNRQTAVKAMAPECDLVIVVGSKNSSNSVRLVEVALNAGAKAAYLVDFAREVDTAWLAGVQTIGITSGASVPDILVRGVLDMLEEHGFGDVQPVTTANETLVFSLPRELRTTTRR comes from the coding sequence ATGTCCACGGCCATACCCTTGAACCTCGGAATCGCCCGCTCGACGGGAGCCGGAACCACCGAGCGCGCCGGTGGCAAGCGGGTGCTGCTAGCGGAGCCGCGCGGGTACTGCGCCGGTGTGGACCGCGCGGTGGAAACCGTCGAGAAGGCGCTGGACAAGCACGGTGCGCCGATCTATGTGCGCAAAGAGATCGTGCACAACCGCCATGTCGTGGAGACGTTGCGCGAGCGCGGGGTCATCTTCGTCGACGAAACCGACGAGGTGCCCGAGGGCGCGCTGGTCGTGTTCTCCGCGCACGGCGTCTCGCCCGCGGTGCACGAATCGGCGGCCGCGCGCAACCTGCACACCATCGACGCGACCTGCCCGCTGGTGACCAAGGTGCACCAGGAGGCCAAGCGCTTCGCCCGCGACGACTACGACATCCTGCTGATCGGCCACGAAGGCCACGAAGAGGTCGAGGGCACGGCCGGCGAGGCGCCCGAGCACATCCAGCTCGTCGACGGCCCCGACTCGGTGGACAACGTCACCGTGCGCGACGAGTCGAAGGTGATCTGGTTGTCCCAGACCACGCTCAGCGTCGACGAGACGATGGAGACGGTGCGGCGGCTGCGCGAGCGGTTCCCGACGCTGCAGGATCCGCCGAGTGACGACATCTGCTACGCCACCTCGAACCGTCAGACGGCGGTGAAGGCGATGGCGCCCGAATGCGATCTGGTGATCGTCGTCGGTTCGAAGAACTCCTCCAACTCGGTCCGCCTGGTCGAGGTCGCGCTCAACGCGGGCGCGAAGGCGGCCTACCTGGTCGACTTCGCCCGCGAGGTGGATACCGCCTGGCTCGCCGGTGTGCAGACGATCGGCATCACCTCCGGCGCCTCGGTGCCCGACATCCTGGTGCGCGGCGTGCTCGACATGCTCGAGGAGCACGGTTTCGGCGACGTCCAACCGGTCACCACCGCCAACGAAACCCTGGTCTTCTCCCTCCCGCGAGAACTGCGCACCACCACCCGCCGCTGA
- a CDS encoding lipid droplet-associated protein, translating into MFRPPFLARVAAGAAVYAIEETRRLPTAAMNLPITAISQLLQTTMHVQQFVTSLALKGDAVFDRLATTPEEQPEWATFDEDLPAEPASGQVRASRFDLYADDPEPASFTTPAENRAGERNGHGATVHAIEPEPLAPVAEPEIDRAADPAPEIREPEVATRYDYANMTVAQLRARLRMLSLEDLSALLEYEQQTLARAPFVTMLTNRIATVRAQ; encoded by the coding sequence ATGTTTCGACCACCGTTCCTGGCCCGGGTAGCCGCCGGGGCCGCCGTTTACGCCATCGAGGAGACTCGTCGGCTACCCACGGCCGCAATGAATCTGCCGATCACCGCCATCAGCCAGCTGCTGCAGACGACGATGCACGTCCAGCAGTTCGTGACCAGCCTCGCGCTCAAGGGCGACGCGGTCTTCGACCGGTTGGCCACTACTCCGGAGGAGCAGCCGGAGTGGGCGACCTTCGACGAGGACCTGCCCGCCGAACCGGCGTCCGGCCAGGTCCGCGCGAGCCGCTTCGACCTGTACGCCGACGACCCGGAGCCCGCCTCCTTCACCACCCCGGCCGAGAACCGTGCGGGCGAGCGCAACGGCCATGGCGCCACCGTGCACGCCATCGAGCCGGAACCCCTTGCCCCCGTGGCAGAACCCGAGATCGACCGCGCGGCCGACCCCGCGCCGGAGATCCGTGAGCCGGAAGTAGCCACCCGCTACGACTACGCGAACATGACTGTGGCCCAGCTGCGCGCCCGTCTGCGCATGCTGAGCCTCGAAGACCTTTCCGCGCTGCTCGAGTACGAGCAGCAGACCCTCGCCAGGGCGCCGTTCGTGACCATGCTGACGAATCGGATCGCCACCGTGCGGGCGCAGTGA
- the xseA gene encoding exodeoxyribonuclease VII large subunit, whose protein sequence is MTEPRTSPSQAGRETLGPPRESGPAAAPNAAPGRENSAEQPWPVRSVALKVAQWIDRLGSIWVEGQITQINLRPGTRTAFLVLRDPSADMSLSVTCDPDLIRKSPVPLQEGSRVVVYGKLAFFTGRGTLSLRVMEIRPVGVGELLARIERLKALLAAEGLFDPRLKRALPFLPETIGLITGRASAAERDVLTVARNRWPAVRFEIRNTAVQGPTAVPQMLEALAQLDRDPAVEVIVLARGGGSVEDLLPFSDEALCRAIVAATTPIVSAIGHEPDNPLSDLVADLRAATPTDAAKRVVPDAAAELAGVRDMRARSAAALRGWVERETRALTQLRSRPVLADPLREIDRRTEEVERLRASARRCAEQFIRTEATATRHLREKLTAVGPAATLARGYAVVQRVTGTERHVVRTIEDAPAGSQLRIRVADGAITAAGLGTQALGQRATDTDDTETRRS, encoded by the coding sequence GTGACCGAACCCCGGACCTCACCGTCGCAGGCGGGCCGGGAAACCCTCGGTCCGCCGCGCGAATCCGGCCCCGCCGCCGCGCCGAACGCTGCGCCCGGCCGGGAGAATTCCGCCGAACAGCCGTGGCCGGTCCGCTCCGTCGCGCTCAAGGTCGCCCAGTGGATCGACCGGCTCGGCAGCATCTGGGTCGAAGGGCAGATCACCCAGATCAATCTGCGGCCGGGCACCCGCACCGCGTTCCTGGTGCTGCGTGATCCGTCGGCCGATATGTCCCTGTCGGTCACCTGCGACCCGGATCTCATCCGTAAATCGCCCGTTCCGCTGCAAGAGGGCAGCCGCGTGGTGGTCTACGGCAAGCTCGCGTTCTTCACCGGTCGCGGCACGCTATCTCTGCGGGTCATGGAGATCCGCCCGGTCGGCGTCGGCGAATTGCTCGCCCGCATCGAACGACTCAAAGCGCTGCTGGCCGCCGAGGGACTCTTCGACCCGCGGCTCAAGCGTGCACTGCCGTTCCTGCCCGAGACGATCGGCCTGATCACCGGACGGGCCAGCGCCGCCGAACGCGACGTCCTGACCGTGGCCCGTAATCGTTGGCCCGCAGTACGTTTCGAGATCCGCAATACCGCCGTGCAGGGACCGACCGCGGTCCCGCAGATGCTGGAAGCCCTGGCGCAGCTCGATCGCGACCCGGCGGTCGAGGTGATCGTGCTCGCCCGCGGCGGGGGCAGCGTCGAGGATCTGCTGCCGTTCTCCGACGAGGCCCTCTGCCGTGCGATCGTCGCCGCGACCACCCCCATCGTCAGCGCGATCGGGCACGAACCCGACAACCCGCTCAGTGATCTCGTCGCCGACCTGCGGGCCGCGACACCGACCGACGCCGCCAAACGTGTGGTGCCCGACGCCGCCGCGGAACTGGCGGGGGTGCGCGATATGCGCGCCCGCTCGGCCGCCGCGCTGCGAGGCTGGGTCGAGCGGGAAACGCGTGCGCTCACCCAGCTGCGGTCGCGCCCGGTCCTGGCCGACCCGCTCCGCGAAATCGACCGCCGCACCGAGGAAGTCGAACGGCTGCGCGCCTCGGCCCGGCGCTGCGCCGAACAGTTCATCCGCACCGAGGCGACCGCGACCCGGCACCTGCGCGAAAAGCTCACCGCCGTGGGACCGGCCGCGACCCTGGCCCGTGGTTACGCTGTCGTGCAGCGCGTCACCGGCACCGAACGCCACGTGGTGCGCACCATCGAGGACGCCCCCGCGGGCAGCCAGCTGCGCATCCGCGTCGCCGACGGCGCGATCACCGCCGCGGGACTGGGCACGCAGGCGCTGGGGCAGCGGGCCACCGACACCGACGACACCGAAACGAGAAGGAGCTGA
- a CDS encoding exodeoxyribonuclease VII small subunit: MAEPGKDTDTELAEIATFGYERARDELVNVVKMLEQGGLDLDESLTLWERGEALANRCEEHLAGARKRVEDALSRTDLEDEK, translated from the coding sequence TTGGCCGAGCCCGGTAAGGACACCGACACCGAACTGGCCGAGATCGCTACCTTCGGTTACGAACGTGCCCGCGACGAACTGGTCAATGTCGTGAAGATGCTGGAGCAGGGCGGCCTCGACCTGGACGAGTCGCTCACCCTCTGGGAGCGTGGCGAGGCCCTGGCCAATCGCTGCGAGGAGCATCTGGCCGGCGCCAGGAAGCGCGTGGAGGACGCCCTGTCCCGCACCGACCTCGAGGACGAGAAATGA
- a CDS encoding VOC family protein — protein sequence MTIRRATPDIRTDDIERSREFYRLLGFEEAMDLGWVVTMVSPANPTAQVLLVGPDAEQLQPNMSVEVEDVDAVHAAMTAAGADIVYPLRDEQWGVRRFFVRDPSGTIVNVVSHR from the coding sequence ATGACCATCCGGCGCGCCACCCCCGACATCCGCACCGACGATATCGAGCGCAGCCGCGAGTTCTACCGGCTGCTCGGTTTCGAGGAGGCGATGGATCTCGGCTGGGTCGTCACGATGGTGTCCCCGGCCAACCCGACCGCGCAGGTGCTGCTCGTCGGGCCGGACGCGGAGCAGCTCCAGCCGAATATGAGCGTGGAGGTCGAGGATGTCGACGCGGTGCACGCGGCGATGACCGCGGCGGGCGCGGATATCGTCTACCCCCTACGCGACGAACAGTGGGGCGTACGCAGGTTTTTCGTCCGCGATCCGAGCGGCACCATCGTCAACGTGGTCAGCCACCGGTAG
- a CDS encoding DUF4245 domain-containing protein: MPNQKPRILNDYRDLFWSLIPLVLIAVVFAGLASQCSFAGNGPTQGQIPHFDVKAALTADARSLPFPIRNPAVPADWTPNSGSRQAISGTGGGPVSTVGYITTQGTYMRFTQSNATEEALSRYVLGSRYATGAETIDDQKWVVYSEPGSEPAWVADLGQSRVLITGAGDRAAFTTLAKAVVAAQPLKAGA; this comes from the coding sequence GTGCCCAACCAAAAGCCGCGCATCCTCAACGACTACCGGGATCTGTTCTGGTCGCTGATTCCGCTGGTGCTGATCGCGGTGGTGTTCGCCGGGCTCGCCAGCCAGTGCAGTTTCGCCGGAAACGGTCCGACGCAGGGCCAGATCCCGCATTTCGACGTGAAGGCCGCGCTCACCGCCGACGCGCGCTCGCTGCCGTTCCCGATCCGCAACCCGGCCGTGCCGGCGGATTGGACGCCGAACTCCGGCAGCCGCCAAGCCATCAGCGGCACCGGCGGGGGGCCGGTCAGCACTGTCGGCTATATCACTACGCAGGGCACCTACATGCGGTTCACGCAGAGCAACGCGACCGAAGAAGCGCTGTCGCGCTACGTCCTGGGCTCGCGCTACGCCACCGGTGCCGAAACCATCGACGACCAGAAGTGGGTCGTGTACTCCGAACCCGGTTCGGAACCGGCCTGGGTCGCCGACCTCGGCCAGTCCCGGGTGCTGATCACCGGTGCGGGCGATCGGGCCGCGTTCACCACCCTGGCCAAGGCCGTCGTCGCCGCACAGCCCCTCAAAGCCGGCGCCTGA
- the glpX gene encoding class II fructose-bisphosphatase — MTASSPTPSRREAPDRNLALELVRVTEAGAMAAGRWVGRGDKEGGDGAAVDAMRQLVNSVSMRGIVVIGEGEKDEAPMLFNGELVGDGTGPEVDFAVDPVDGTTLMSKGSPGAIAVLAVAQRGAMFDPSAVFYMSKIAVGPDAADVIDISVPISENIRRVAKAKGLSKSDLTVCILDRPRHADLIQQVRDAGARIRLISDGDVAGAIAAARPDSGTDILVGVGGTPEGIIAAAAMRCMGGELQGMLAPTDDDEKQKAIDAGHDLDRVLTTEDLVAGDNVFFCATGVTDGDLLRGVRYYGGGASTQSIVMRSKSGTVRMIDAYHRLTKLREYSSVDFIGDEHAVPPLP, encoded by the coding sequence ATGACGGCATCTTCCCCGACACCGAGCCGCCGCGAGGCGCCGGACCGCAACCTCGCGCTCGAGTTGGTCCGCGTCACCGAGGCCGGGGCGATGGCCGCCGGCCGGTGGGTCGGCCGTGGCGACAAGGAGGGCGGCGACGGCGCGGCCGTCGACGCGATGCGGCAGCTGGTCAATTCGGTGTCCATGCGCGGCATCGTGGTGATCGGTGAGGGCGAGAAGGACGAGGCGCCCATGCTGTTCAACGGTGAGCTGGTCGGTGACGGCACCGGTCCCGAGGTCGATTTCGCGGTGGACCCGGTGGACGGCACCACCCTGATGTCGAAGGGTTCGCCGGGCGCTATCGCGGTGCTCGCGGTCGCCCAGCGCGGCGCGATGTTCGATCCGTCCGCGGTGTTCTACATGAGCAAGATCGCGGTCGGCCCCGACGCCGCCGACGTGATCGATATCTCGGTGCCGATCAGCGAGAACATCCGCCGCGTCGCCAAGGCCAAGGGCCTGTCGAAGTCGGACCTGACCGTCTGCATCCTGGACCGCCCCCGCCACGCCGACCTCATCCAGCAGGTGCGCGACGCGGGCGCGCGCATCCGCCTGATCTCCGATGGTGACGTCGCGGGCGCCATCGCCGCGGCCCGCCCCGACTCGGGCACCGACATCCTGGTCGGCGTCGGCGGTACCCCGGAGGGCATCATCGCCGCCGCCGCCATGCGCTGTATGGGCGGCGAACTCCAGGGCATGCTCGCGCCCACCGACGACGACGAGAAGCAGAAGGCGATCGACGCGGGCCACGACCTGGACCGCGTGCTCACCACCGAAGACCTGGTGGCCGGCGACAACGTCTTCTTCTGCGCCACCGGCGTCACCGACGGCGACCTGCTGCGCGGCGTCCGCTACTACGGGGGCGGCGCGTCGACCCAGTCGATCGTCATGCGCTCCAAGTCGGGCACTGTCCGGATGATCGACGCCTACCATCGCCTGACCAAGCTGCGCGAGTACTCCTCGGTCGATTTCATCGGCGACGAACACGCGGTTCCGCCGCTCCCCTGA
- a CDS encoding class II fumarate hydratase gives MADETQYRIEHDTMGEVRVPVDALWRAQTQRAVENFPISGRGLERAQIRALGLLKGACAKVNKDLGLLDPAKADAIIAAANEIAAGAHDDQFPIDVFQTGSGTSSNMNANEVIASIAKANGVTVHPNDDVNMSQSSNDTFPTAVHLAATEAVITDLVPALEHLRLALLDKATEWRTVVKSGRTHLMDAVPVTLGQEFGGYTRQIAASIDRVMATLPRLGELPIGGTAVGSGLNAPDGFGGKVVAELVRATGLDALREARDHFEAQAARDGLVEASGAVRTVAVSLTKIANDIRWMGSGPLTGLGELQLPDLQPGSSIMPGKVNPVLPEAVTQVAAQVIGNDAAVAFGGANGAFELNVYIPVMARNLLESIRLLANVSRLFADKCVHGLVANVEHLRTLAESSPSIVTPLNSAIGYEEAAAVAKEALKNKKTIRQTVIDRGLLDEKLTEAELDRRLDVLSMAKVKDGK, from the coding sequence ATGGCAGACGAGACGCAGTACCGCATCGAGCACGACACCATGGGCGAGGTCCGGGTCCCGGTGGATGCGCTGTGGCGGGCGCAGACCCAGCGGGCCGTGGAGAACTTCCCGATCAGCGGACGCGGCCTGGAGCGCGCGCAGATCCGCGCGCTCGGCCTGCTGAAGGGCGCGTGCGCCAAGGTGAACAAGGACCTCGGCCTGCTCGATCCGGCCAAGGCGGACGCCATCATCGCCGCGGCGAACGAGATCGCCGCCGGCGCGCACGACGACCAGTTCCCGATCGATGTGTTCCAGACCGGCTCGGGCACCAGCTCGAACATGAACGCCAACGAGGTGATCGCCTCGATCGCGAAGGCCAACGGCGTCACCGTGCACCCGAACGACGACGTGAACATGTCCCAGTCGTCCAACGACACCTTCCCGACGGCCGTGCACCTGGCCGCCACCGAGGCCGTGATCACCGACCTGGTGCCCGCGCTGGAGCATCTGCGGCTCGCGTTGCTGGACAAGGCGACCGAGTGGCGGACGGTGGTCAAGTCCGGCCGCACCCATCTGATGGACGCGGTCCCGGTGACGCTCGGCCAGGAGTTCGGCGGGTACACCCGGCAGATCGCCGCGAGCATCGACCGCGTGATGGCGACCCTGCCGCGCCTCGGCGAGCTGCCGATCGGCGGCACCGCGGTGGGCAGCGGCTTGAACGCGCCGGACGGGTTCGGTGGCAAGGTCGTCGCGGAGCTGGTCCGCGCGACCGGGCTCGACGCGCTGCGCGAGGCGCGCGACCACTTCGAGGCCCAGGCTGCCCGGGATGGTCTGGTGGAGGCCTCGGGTGCGGTGCGCACCGTCGCGGTGAGCCTCACCAAGATCGCCAACGACATTCGCTGGATGGGTTCGGGCCCGCTCACCGGTCTCGGTGAGCTCCAACTGCCCGACCTGCAACCCGGCAGCTCGATCATGCCCGGCAAGGTGAATCCCGTGCTCCCCGAGGCGGTGACGCAGGTCGCCGCGCAGGTGATCGGCAACGACGCCGCGGTCGCCTTCGGCGGCGCGAACGGCGCGTTCGAGCTGAACGTCTACATTCCGGTGATGGCGCGCAATCTGCTCGAATCGATTCGCTTGCTCGCCAATGTTTCCCGGCTGTTCGCGGACAAGTGCGTGCACGGTTTGGTCGCGAATGTGGAACACCTGCGCACGCTCGCCGAATCGTCGCCGTCCATTGTGACTCCGCTGAATTCGGCGATCGGTTACGAGGAGGCCGCCGCGGTAGCCAAGGAAGCGTTGAAGAACAAGAAGACAATTCGACAGACGGTCATCGACCGCGGCCTGCTCGACGAGAAACTCACCGAAGCAGAACTCGACCGCCGATTGGATGTGCTGTCGATGGCGAAGGTGAAAGACGGGAAATAG
- a CDS encoding acyl-ACP desaturase, with translation MQTLLTDRELLESLELDVESTLRRHIDAADGWQPHDYVPWDDGRNFSFLGGIDWDPEQSELGEVAKLALTVSVLIADNLPSYHRELGKYLRTGAWWRWVGRWTAEENRHEILIRNFLMVTRSVDPVELERMRMAHMTTGFRRPGMHLLDVLAACAFEEVAAAIRHRNTAALNESPMVTAIAERIARDDELQAEFFAKMVEAGFNVAPDQTMRAIADRIADFAVPSVILADGRNSDDVLAEAGIYDPARQDELVFKPLLQRWNVFTRTDLGDAGEKAREELSHLR, from the coding sequence GTGCAAACTCTCTTGACCGATCGCGAGTTGCTCGAATCGCTCGAGCTGGACGTGGAATCCACCCTGCGCCGTCACATCGACGCCGCCGACGGGTGGCAGCCGCACGACTACGTGCCGTGGGACGACGGCCGTAACTTCTCGTTCCTCGGTGGTATCGACTGGGATCCGGAACAGTCCGAACTCGGCGAGGTGGCAAAGCTGGCCTTGACCGTCAGCGTGCTCATCGCGGACAACCTGCCCTCGTACCATCGCGAGCTCGGCAAGTACCTGCGCACCGGGGCCTGGTGGCGCTGGGTCGGCCGCTGGACCGCCGAGGAGAACCGCCACGAGATCCTGATCCGCAACTTCCTCATGGTGACCAGGTCGGTGGACCCGGTCGAACTGGAGCGGATGCGGATGGCGCACATGACCACCGGCTTCCGCCGCCCCGGCATGCACCTGCTCGACGTGCTCGCCGCGTGCGCCTTCGAAGAGGTCGCCGCCGCGATCCGGCACCGCAACACCGCCGCGCTGAACGAGAGCCCGATGGTCACCGCGATCGCCGAGCGCATCGCGCGCGACGACGAACTGCAGGCCGAGTTCTTCGCGAAAATGGTCGAGGCGGGCTTCAACGTGGCGCCGGATCAGACGATGCGGGCCATTGCCGATCGGATCGCCGATTTCGCCGTGCCGTCGGTGATCCTGGCCGACGGACGCAACAGCGACGACGTGCTCGCCGAGGCCGGGATCTACGATCCGGCGCGGCAGGACGAGCTGGTTTTCAAGCCGCTGCTGCAGCGGTGGAACGTTTTCACGCGTACCGATCTCGGTGACGCGGGTGAAAAGGCTCGCGAGGAACTTTCCCACCTGCGCTGA
- a CDS encoding LGFP repeat-containing protein, whose protein sequence is MHHFARRTAGYTALLAAAGLIVAGCSSDDDKNDNNAAASVTATSAAMHSGEEHASGAAEETKIATQRGELTVSGDIFDKYVQSGGPTGALGAPLEAQESGPEEGKYQDFVGGTVYKAKDGQAHIVWGEIRKAWEENGGAMGKLGYPTSDEKDIAGGKESDFTGGTITWVDGKTTVTMK, encoded by the coding sequence ATGCACCACTTCGCTCGACGAACGGCTGGATACACTGCCCTGCTCGCGGCCGCTGGCCTGATCGTCGCGGGTTGCAGCAGCGACGACGACAAGAACGACAACAACGCCGCGGCGTCGGTCACGGCCACCTCGGCCGCGATGCACAGCGGCGAAGAGCACGCCTCGGGTGCCGCGGAGGAGACCAAGATCGCCACGCAGCGTGGCGAACTCACCGTTTCCGGCGACATCTTCGACAAGTACGTGCAGAGCGGCGGCCCGACCGGCGCCCTCGGCGCTCCGCTGGAGGCGCAGGAGTCCGGTCCCGAGGAGGGCAAGTACCAGGACTTCGTCGGCGGCACGGTCTACAAGGCCAAAGACGGCCAGGCGCACATCGTCTGGGGCGAGATCCGCAAGGCGTGGGAGGAGAACGGCGGCGCCATGGGCAAGCTGGGCTACCCCACCAGCGACGAGAAGGACATCGCCGGCGGCAAGGAGAGCGACTTCACCGGCGGCACCATCACCTGGGTGGACGGCAAGACGACCGTCACGATGAAGTAG